In one window of Rhodopseudomonas palustris HaA2 DNA:
- a CDS encoding toll/interleukin-1 receptor domain-containing protein, whose translation MTVFISYNHSDVGFVDWLANRLVSRRHHIWMDRWELNVGDSLISRVQAALTASDAIIIVLSTNSIASEWCKKELNSGILRELEEKRVLVLPCVIDHCTVPLFLREKLYADFRKDREVALDQVHDALLRITNPQQGRLESPDFHTDWSYDWSKGRSSRRWYFEWTFVDHGPAIEYCILTECKIACNQLASDMFQNLDEGARQDYILRVFALLVSETAKRQSKIRIRDAFRQIGMLEMLGGSDDEEWLVEISSRRMGIDNGKDTLVHVDQILERALSEMNVKLAKPNRATKGER comes from the coding sequence ATGACGGTCTTTATTAGTTACAATCATAGCGATGTTGGGTTTGTCGATTGGCTGGCCAACCGTCTTGTGTCTCGCAGGCACCATATTTGGATGGATAGATGGGAATTGAATGTCGGAGATTCGTTGATATCAAGAGTGCAAGCCGCACTAACAGCATCTGATGCCATCATTATTGTTCTCTCGACGAATTCTATCGCGTCGGAATGGTGCAAGAAGGAGCTCAATTCAGGTATACTGCGTGAGCTTGAAGAAAAGCGAGTTCTGGTGTTGCCCTGCGTCATCGATCACTGCACAGTTCCGTTATTTCTTAGAGAGAAACTATACGCTGATTTTAGAAAAGACAGAGAAGTGGCGCTCGATCAAGTTCACGACGCGCTCCTTCGGATTACAAATCCTCAACAAGGAAGACTTGAAAGTCCGGATTTCCATACCGACTGGAGTTATGACTGGAGTAAAGGGCGTTCTTCGCGGCGGTGGTATTTTGAGTGGACGTTTGTAGATCACGGGCCCGCCATCGAATACTGCATACTCACGGAATGTAAGATTGCATGCAATCAATTAGCCTCTGACATGTTCCAGAATTTGGACGAGGGTGCTCGTCAAGACTACATTCTCAGAGTATTCGCGCTGCTCGTCTCAGAAACCGCCAAACGGCAATCCAAAATTCGCATTCGGGACGCATTTCGGCAAATTGGAATGTTGGAAATGCTGGGCGGCTCCGATGATGAGGAGTGGCTTGTGGAGATATCAAGCCGGCGCATGGGGATAGACAATGGAAAAGACACGCTTGTGCACGTTGATCAAATACTTGAGCGAGCCCTTTCAGAAATGAATGTGAAGTTAGCGAAGCCTAACAGAGCCACGAAAGGGGAGCGCTAG
- the parC gene encoding DNA topoisomerase IV subunit A, giving the protein MGKRLIPPEPAEIHEVQLREALEERYLAYALSTIMHRALPDARDGLKPVHRRILYGMRLLRLDPGTPFKKSAKIVGDVMGSFHPHGDQSIYDALVRLAQDFSSRYPLVDGQGNFGNIDGDNPAAYRYTEARMTDVARLLLDGIDEDGVAFRPNYDGQAKEPVVLPGGFPNLLANGAQGIAVGMATAIPPHNAAELCDAALHLIDKPDAKTKALLRFVKGPDFPTGGIVIDSKESIAEAYTTGRGAFRTRAKWMQEEGARGTWVVVVTEIPWLVQKSRLIEKIAELLNEKKLPLVGDIRDESAEDVRVVIEPKSRAVDPALMMESLFRLTELESRIPLNLNVLVKGRIPKVLGLAECLREWLDHLRDVLLRRSNYRKAQIEHRLEVLGGYLIAYLNIDKVIKIIRTEDEPKPVLMKAFNLTDVQAEAILNMRLRSLRKLEEFEIRTEDKNLRAELKGINAILKSETEQWAKVGEQVRKVREMFGPKTPLGKRRTQFADAPEHDLAAIEEAFVEREPVTVVISDKGWVRTLKGHVADLSGLNFKQDDKLDRAFFAETTSKLLLLATNGRFYSLEVAKLPGGRGHGEPIRMFIDMEQDAAIVAMFVHKGGRKFLIASHDGQGFVVGEDDCVGTTRKGKQIINVEMPNEARALTVVGDGSDNVAVIGDNRKMLIFPLDQVPEMARGRGVRLQKYKDGGLSDIVTFVAKEGLSWRDSAGREFSATMKELAEWRGNRADAGRMPPKGFPKSNKFGRGIE; this is encoded by the coding sequence ATGGGAAAAAGACTGATTCCGCCGGAGCCGGCCGAGATTCACGAAGTGCAGCTTCGTGAAGCGCTGGAAGAGCGTTACCTCGCTTATGCGCTCTCGACCATCATGCATCGCGCCTTGCCTGACGCTCGCGACGGGCTGAAGCCGGTGCATCGGCGTATTCTTTATGGCATGCGGCTGTTGCGGCTCGACCCCGGCACGCCGTTCAAGAAGTCGGCCAAGATCGTCGGCGACGTGATGGGCTCGTTCCATCCGCACGGCGACCAGTCGATCTACGACGCGCTGGTGCGCCTCGCGCAGGACTTCTCCTCGCGCTATCCGCTGGTCGACGGCCAGGGAAACTTCGGCAATATCGACGGCGATAATCCGGCCGCCTATCGCTACACCGAAGCGCGCATGACCGATGTCGCGCGGCTCTTGCTCGATGGTATCGACGAGGACGGCGTCGCGTTTCGGCCCAACTACGACGGCCAGGCCAAAGAGCCGGTGGTGCTGCCCGGCGGCTTTCCGAACCTGCTTGCCAACGGCGCGCAGGGCATCGCGGTCGGCATGGCCACCGCGATCCCGCCGCACAACGCCGCCGAACTCTGCGACGCCGCGCTGCATCTGATCGACAAGCCGGACGCCAAGACGAAGGCGCTGCTGCGCTTCGTCAAGGGCCCGGACTTCCCGACTGGCGGCATCGTCATCGATTCCAAGGAGAGCATCGCCGAGGCCTATACGACGGGCCGCGGCGCGTTCCGCACCCGCGCCAAATGGATGCAGGAGGAGGGCGCACGCGGCACCTGGGTCGTGGTCGTCACCGAAATTCCGTGGCTGGTGCAGAAGTCCCGGCTGATCGAGAAGATCGCCGAACTGTTGAACGAGAAGAAGCTGCCGCTGGTCGGCGACATCCGCGACGAATCCGCCGAAGACGTGCGCGTCGTGATCGAGCCGAAGTCGCGCGCCGTCGATCCGGCGCTGATGATGGAATCGCTGTTCCGGCTGACCGAGCTGGAAAGCCGGATCCCGCTCAATCTCAACGTGCTGGTGAAGGGTCGCATCCCCAAGGTGCTCGGCCTCGCCGAATGTCTGCGCGAATGGCTCGACCATCTGCGCGACGTGCTGCTGCGGCGCTCGAACTACCGCAAGGCGCAGATCGAGCATCGGCTCGAAGTGCTCGGCGGCTATCTGATCGCGTATCTAAACATCGACAAGGTGATCAAGATCATCCGCACCGAGGACGAGCCGAAACCCGTCCTGATGAAGGCCTTCAACCTCACCGATGTGCAGGCCGAAGCGATCCTCAACATGCGGCTGCGCAGCTTGCGCAAGCTCGAGGAATTCGAGATCCGCACCGAGGACAAGAATCTGCGCGCCGAGCTGAAGGGCATCAACGCGATTCTGAAATCCGAGACCGAGCAGTGGGCCAAGGTCGGCGAGCAGGTGCGCAAGGTGCGCGAGATGTTCGGGCCGAAGACACCGCTCGGCAAGCGCCGCACCCAATTCGCCGACGCGCCCGAGCACGATCTCGCCGCGATCGAGGAAGCCTTCGTCGAGCGCGAGCCGGTCACCGTGGTGATCTCCGACAAGGGCTGGGTGCGCACCCTGAAGGGCCACGTCGCCGATCTGTCCGGTCTGAACTTCAAGCAGGACGACAAGCTCGATAGGGCGTTCTTCGCCGAGACCACGTCGAAGCTGCTGCTGCTCGCCACCAATGGGCGGTTCTACTCGCTCGAGGTCGCCAAGCTGCCCGGCGGCCGCGGCCATGGCGAGCCGATCCGCATGTTCATCGACATGGAGCAGGACGCCGCCATCGTCGCGATGTTCGTGCACAAGGGCGGTCGCAAATTCCTGATCGCCAGTCATGACGGCCAGGGATTCGTCGTCGGCGAGGACGATTGCGTCGGCACCACCCGCAAGGGCAAGCAGATCATCAATGTCGAGATGCCGAACGAGGCGAGGGCGCTGACCGTCGTCGGCGACGGCTCGGACAACGTCGCGGTGATCGGCGACAACCGCAAGATGCTGATCTTCCCGCTCGACCAGGTGCCGGAGATGGCGCGCGGCCGCGGCGTGCGGCTGCAGAAATACAAGGACGGCGGGCTGTCCGACATCGTCACCTTCGTGGCCAAGGAAGGTCTGAGCTGGCGCGACTCCGCCGGCCGCGAGTTCAGCGCGACGATGAAGGAACTGGCCGAATGGCGCGGCAATCGCGCCGATGCCGGCCGAATGCCGCCGAAGGGTTTTCCGAAGTCGAACAAATTCGGCCGCGGCATCGAGTGA
- the glyA gene encoding serine hydroxymethyltransferase: MSTSAKHTSAPDSFFSASLEQADPEIAAAIKGELGRQRHEVELIASENIVSRAVLEAQGSVMTNKYAEGYPGARYYGGCEFVDVAENLAIERAKKLFGAGFANVQPNSGSQMNQAVFLALLQPGDTFMGLDLAAGGHLTHGATVNMSGKWFKPVHYTVRREDGIIDMDAVAKLAEETRPKLIIAGGSAYSRAWDFKRFREIADSVGAYFMVDMAHFAGLVAGGAHASPVPHAHVCTTTTHKSLRGPRGGLILTNDEALAKKFNSAIFPGLQGGPLMHVIAAKAVAFKEALQPDFKVYAKNVVENAKALAETLRAAGFDLVSGGTDNHLMLVDLRPKGLKGNVSEKALVRAAITCNKNGIPFDPEKPFVTSGLRLGTPAATTRGFGVAEFQQVGNLIAEVLNAIAQSPDGAAPLVEASVKQRVKELTDRFPIYQ; the protein is encoded by the coding sequence ATGAGCACATCAGCCAAGCACACGTCCGCGCCCGACAGCTTCTTCTCCGCCTCGCTCGAGCAGGCCGATCCCGAGATCGCCGCTGCGATCAAGGGTGAGCTCGGCCGCCAGCGCCACGAGGTCGAGCTGATCGCCTCCGAGAACATCGTCAGCCGCGCCGTGCTGGAAGCGCAGGGCTCGGTGATGACCAACAAATATGCCGAGGGCTATCCGGGCGCGCGCTATTACGGCGGCTGCGAATTCGTCGACGTCGCCGAGAATCTGGCGATCGAGCGCGCCAAGAAGCTGTTCGGCGCTGGTTTTGCCAACGTCCAGCCGAACTCGGGCAGCCAGATGAACCAGGCGGTGTTCCTGGCGCTGCTGCAGCCCGGCGACACCTTCATGGGGCTCGATCTCGCCGCCGGCGGCCATCTGACCCACGGCGCGACCGTCAATATGAGCGGCAAGTGGTTCAAGCCGGTGCACTACACCGTGCGCCGCGAGGACGGCATCATCGACATGGATGCGGTCGCCAAGCTGGCCGAGGAGACCCGGCCGAAGCTGATCATCGCCGGCGGCTCGGCCTATTCGCGGGCCTGGGACTTCAAGCGCTTCCGTGAGATCGCCGACAGCGTCGGGGCCTATTTCATGGTCGACATGGCGCATTTCGCCGGCCTGGTGGCGGGCGGAGCGCATGCCTCGCCGGTGCCGCACGCCCATGTCTGCACCACCACCACCCACAAATCGCTGCGCGGCCCGCGCGGCGGCCTGATCCTCACCAACGACGAGGCGCTGGCCAAGAAGTTCAACTCGGCGATCTTTCCCGGTCTACAGGGCGGCCCGCTGATGCATGTGATCGCCGCCAAGGCGGTGGCGTTCAAGGAAGCGCTCCAGCCCGACTTCAAGGTCTACGCGAAGAACGTCGTCGAAAATGCAAAGGCGCTTGCGGAAACGCTGCGTGCGGCAGGCTTCGATCTGGTCTCCGGCGGCACCGACAACCATCTCATGCTGGTCGACCTGCGGCCGAAGGGGCTGAAGGGCAACGTCTCCGAGAAGGCGCTGGTCCGCGCCGCCATCACCTGCAACAAGAACGGGATCCCGTTCGACCCGGAAAAGCCGTTCGTGACCTCCGGCCTGCGGCTCGGCACTCCGGCGGCGACGACCCGCGGATTCGGCGTCGCCGAGTTCCAGCAGGTTGGGAACCTGATCGCCGAAGTGCTGAACGCCATTGCGCAATCCCCCGACGGTGCCGCGCCGCTGGTGGAGGCCTCGGTGAAGCAGCGGGTCAAGGAATTGACCGACCGCTTTCCGATCTATCAGTAA
- a CDS encoding RDD family protein produces the protein MSDYGSNGPGARGNAGWRDEGETFDPWRNPELFQGVLTKRVFAFLIDLVVLSIPVILAIVFITVFGVITLGLGWTLFWIVSPASVIWALIYYGASLGGPYSATLGMRAMGIEMATWTGEPGYFVLGAVHAFLFWLSVSMLTPLVLLVGLFNGRRRLLHDIVLGTVVINSMAVASQPARSY, from the coding sequence ATGTCTGACTACGGTTCGAACGGGCCTGGTGCGCGTGGAAATGCCGGCTGGCGCGACGAGGGGGAAACCTTCGATCCCTGGCGCAATCCGGAGCTATTCCAGGGTGTGCTGACCAAGCGCGTGTTCGCTTTCCTGATAGACTTGGTGGTGTTGTCGATCCCGGTGATTCTCGCCATCGTCTTCATCACGGTGTTCGGCGTGATCACGCTGGGGCTGGGCTGGACGCTGTTCTGGATCGTGTCGCCGGCCTCGGTGATCTGGGCGCTGATCTATTACGGCGCGTCGCTCGGCGGGCCGTATTCGGCGACGCTCGGCATGCGGGCGATGGGTATCGAGATGGCGACGTGGACCGGCGAGCCGGGCTATTTCGTGCTCGGCGCAGTGCACGCTTTCTTGTTCTGGCTGTCGGTATCGATGCTGACGCCGCTGGTGCTACTGGTCGGCCTGTTCAACGGCCGCCGCCGGCTGCTGCACGATATCGTGCTCGGGACGGTGGTGATCAACAGCATGGCGGTCGCGTCACAGCCGGCGCGGTCGTACTGA
- the ldtR gene encoding transcriptional regulator LdtR: MIKAVATAAEAAAPAVAGQAPVQPLYLEALTLVERLHRRLLDVIKDEFDRRGRADINSVQALLLYNIGDKELTAGELRTRGYYLGSNVSYNLKKLVELGFLDHQRSRVDRRSVRIRLTAQGQEVRHIVDALYQKHVKTVEQVGGISSEEFATLNKSLHRLERFWTDQILYRL, encoded by the coding sequence ATGATCAAAGCCGTTGCCACGGCAGCCGAAGCCGCCGCGCCCGCAGTCGCAGGACAAGCGCCGGTCCAGCCGCTCTATCTCGAGGCCCTGACGCTGGTGGAGCGGCTGCATCGCCGCCTGCTCGACGTCATCAAGGACGAATTCGACCGCCGCGGTCGCGCCGATATCAACTCGGTGCAGGCGCTGCTGCTCTACAACATCGGCGACAAGGAACTGACCGCCGGCGAGCTGCGCACGCGCGGTTACTATCTCGGCTCCAACGTCTCCTACAATCTGAAGAAACTCGTCGAACTCGGCTTCCTCGATCATCAGCGCTCGCGCGTCGATCGCCGCTCGGTGCGGATCCGTCTCACCGCGCAGGGCCAGGAAGTCCGTCACATCGTCGACGCGCTGTATCAGAAGCACGTCAAGACGGTGGAGCAGGTCGGCGGCATTTCCAGCGAGGAATTCGCCACGCTGAACAAGTCGCTGCACCGGCTCGAGCGGTTCTGGACCGACCAGATCCTGTACCGGCTCTGA
- a CDS encoding DUF6163 family protein, giving the protein MSEVQPSSREHAPRDPSIGVAAIAPERDDLRENDWTQRLVLFLRVMAVISICKGLYHWAQITGFVGGEDDAFEYQSMAWQTATVYFAVIELVAAIGLWLATPWGAVVWLTTVVSMAVIELMFPAIYGGSLLVVSIEALLLAAYLALAWMAARERPP; this is encoded by the coding sequence ATGTCCGAAGTCCAGCCCTCATCGCGTGAACACGCTCCGCGAGACCCCTCTATCGGGGTTGCGGCGATTGCGCCCGAGCGCGACGACCTCCGCGAGAACGACTGGACCCAGCGGCTGGTGCTGTTCCTGCGCGTGATGGCCGTGATCTCGATCTGCAAGGGCCTGTATCACTGGGCCCAGATCACCGGCTTCGTCGGCGGCGAGGACGATGCCTTCGAGTATCAGTCGATGGCCTGGCAGACGGCGACAGTCTATTTCGCCGTGATCGAACTAGTGGCGGCGATCGGCCTGTGGCTAGCGACGCCGTGGGGCGCGGTGGTCTGGTTGACCACCGTGGTGTCGATGGCGGTGATCGAGCTGATGTTCCCGGCGATCTATGGCGGCAGCCTGCTCGTCGTCTCGATCGAGGCGCTGCTGCTGGCGGCTTATCTGGCGCTGGCCTGGATGGCCGCCCGCGAACGGCCGCCATAG
- a CDS encoding AMP-binding protein — MSQLHSGGTTGSLIVNAIARYADRPAIADDNLRWTYREFGEAVGRFITLFRTVGLAKGSALSILSSNRAESWAAISAATVMGLRYTPLHPMAAEDDHAFIIEDAEIDALIVEAGKFAARGLAIRARVPGLKHLLSFGAVEGARDLLDGFTAVEPAPLVDDSETADIAWLAYTGGTTGRSKGVMIPHRSLSTMAVILYADWDWPAEIRYLAATPISHAAGITVYVVMMRGGFTRLVQGFEIESYCRVVAEDNITAAFLVPTLIYALIDAEAVRARHDLSSLDMIVYGAAPMSPDRLREGIKIFGNVFVQLYGQTEAPQCITTMRKIDHDDRIPGRLGSCGRPSPLLDVRLLDSELREVATGEPGEICVRGTLVMDGYWKRPEATQEAFRGGWLHTGDVAIKDADGYLYIVDRTKDMIISGGFNIYPREVEDALMAHHGVASAAVIGVPDEKWGEAVKAFVVLKPGANNDAAELQAHVKERRGAPWSPKSIEFVATIPVTGLGKIDRKVLRAPYWEGRTRGVA; from the coding sequence ATGAGCCAGCTTCATTCCGGCGGAACCACCGGCAGCCTGATCGTCAACGCGATCGCGCGCTATGCCGACCGGCCGGCGATCGCCGACGACAATCTGCGCTGGACCTATCGCGAATTCGGCGAAGCGGTCGGCCGCTTCATCACCCTGTTCCGGACCGTCGGCCTCGCCAAGGGCAGCGCGCTGTCGATCCTGTCGTCGAACCGCGCCGAGTCCTGGGCGGCGATCTCGGCCGCGACGGTGATGGGCCTGCGCTACACGCCGCTGCATCCGATGGCTGCCGAGGACGATCACGCCTTCATTATCGAGGATGCCGAGATCGACGCGCTGATCGTCGAGGCCGGCAAATTCGCCGCGCGCGGGCTGGCGATCCGCGCCCGCGTGCCGGGCCTGAAGCATCTGCTGTCGTTCGGCGCGGTCGAGGGCGCGCGCGATCTGCTCGATGGCTTCACCGCGGTTGAGCCGGCGCCGCTGGTCGACGACAGCGAGACCGCGGACATCGCCTGGCTGGCTTACACCGGCGGCACCACCGGCCGCTCCAAGGGCGTGATGATCCCGCATCGCTCGCTCTCGACGATGGCCGTGATCCTCTATGCCGACTGGGACTGGCCGGCGGAGATCCGCTATCTGGCCGCGACGCCGATCAGCCATGCCGCCGGCATCACCGTCTATGTGGTGATGATGCGCGGCGGCTTCACCCGGCTGGTGCAGGGCTTCGAGATCGAGTCCTATTGCCGCGTGGTGGCCGAGGACAACATCACCGCCGCCTTCCTGGTGCCGACGCTGATCTACGCGCTGATCGACGCCGAAGCGGTGAGGGCACGTCACGACCTGTCGTCGCTCGACATGATCGTCTATGGCGCCGCGCCGATGTCGCCCGACCGGCTGCGCGAAGGCATCAAGATCTTCGGCAATGTGTTCGTGCAGCTCTACGGCCAGACCGAAGCGCCGCAATGCATCACCACGATGCGCAAGATAGATCACGACGACCGCATCCCCGGCCGGCTCGGCTCGTGCGGACGTCCGAGTCCGTTGCTCGACGTCCGGCTGCTCGATTCCGAACTGCGCGAGGTGGCCACCGGCGAGCCGGGCGAGATCTGCGTCCGCGGCACGCTGGTGATGGACGGTTACTGGAAGCGCCCGGAGGCGACGCAGGAAGCGTTCCGCGGCGGCTGGCTGCACACCGGCGACGTCGCGATCAAGGACGCCGACGGTTACTTGTACATCGTCGATCGCACCAAGGACATGATCATCTCGGGCGGCTTCAACATCTACCCGCGCGAGGTCGAGGACGCGCTGATGGCGCATCACGGCGTCGCCTCGGCAGCCGTGATCGGCGTTCCGGACGAGAAATGGGGGGAGGCGGTCAAGGCCTTCGTGGTGCTCAAGCCCGGCGCCAACAACGACGCGGCGGAGCTGCAGGCGCATGTGAAGGAGAGGCGCGGCGCGCCGTGGTCGCCGAAATCGATCGAGTTCGTCGCGACGATTCCGGTGACGGGTCTCGGCAAGATCGACCGCAAGGTGCTGCGCGCGCCGTATTGGGAAGGCCGCACGCGCGGCGTCGCCTAA
- the hemB gene encoding porphobilinogen synthase encodes MAIKFGRPIEMRDPAPRPSAPCLDLTVRPRRNRKSEWARRLVRENCVTTDDLIWPLFVVEGSNQRVEIASMPGVERLSVDQVVRAAERAAKLDIPCIALFPYTDPSLRDEHGTEATNAENLVCRTVRAIKKEFPEIGVLCDVALDPFTSHGHDGLIQDGRILNDETVAVLVQQALVQAQAGCDVIAPSDMMDGRIGAIRAGLDDAGFQDVQIMAYAAKYASAFYGPFRDAIGSAKALTGDKRTYQMDPANTDEAIREVELDLAEGADMVMVKPGMPYLDIVRRVKETFAVPTFAYQVSGEYAMIAAAANNGWLDGERAMMESLLGFKRAGADGVLTYFAPQAAEKLKQQG; translated from the coding sequence ATGGCGATCAAATTCGGCCGTCCCATCGAAATGCGCGACCCCGCCCCCCGGCCGTCCGCCCCGTGCCTCGACCTCACCGTGCGCCCGCGTCGCAACCGCAAGTCCGAATGGGCTCGCCGGCTGGTGCGGGAGAATTGCGTCACCACGGACGACCTGATCTGGCCGCTGTTCGTGGTCGAAGGCAGCAATCAGCGGGTCGAGATCGCCTCGATGCCGGGCGTCGAGCGGCTCAGCGTCGATCAGGTGGTTCGCGCCGCCGAGCGCGCCGCCAAACTCGACATCCCCTGCATTGCGCTGTTCCCCTACACGGACCCGTCGCTGCGCGACGAGCACGGCACGGAAGCGACCAACGCCGAGAACCTGGTGTGCCGCACGGTGCGCGCCATCAAGAAGGAGTTCCCCGAGATCGGCGTGCTGTGCGACGTGGCGCTCGATCCGTTCACCAGCCATGGCCATGATGGCCTGATCCAGGACGGCCGCATCCTCAACGACGAGACCGTCGCGGTGCTGGTCCAACAGGCGCTGGTGCAGGCCCAGGCCGGCTGCGACGTGATCGCGCCGTCCGACATGATGGACGGCCGCATCGGCGCCATCCGCGCAGGCCTCGACGACGCCGGCTTCCAGGACGTCCAGATCATGGCCTATGCGGCGAAATACGCCTCGGCGTTCTACGGCCCGTTCCGCGACGCGATCGGCTCGGCCAAGGCGCTGACCGGCGACAAGCGCACCTACCAGATGGACCCGGCCAACACCGACGAGGCGATCCGCGAGGTCGAACTCGACCTCGCCGAGGGCGCCGATATGGTCATGGTGAAGCCCGGCATGCCCTATCTCGACATCGTCCGCCGGGTGAAGGAGACCTTCGCGGTGCCGACCTTCGCCTATCAGGTGTCGGGCGAATACGCGATGATCGCCGCGGCCGCGAACAACGGCTGGCTCGACGGCGAGCGGGCGATGATGGAGAGCCTGCTCGGCTTCAAGCGCGCCGGCGCCGACGGCGTACTGACCTACTTCGCCCCGCAGGCCGCCGAGAAGCTGAAACAGCAAGGCTGA
- a CDS encoding arginyltransferase produces the protein MTQHSRDTPQFYLTAPSPCPYLPGRHERKVFTHLVGNKAGELNDLLTHGGFRRSQSIAYRPACDQCRSCVSVRVVANEFRTSRNQRKILARNADIVGEQRNPVPTSEQYSVFRAYLDQRHRHGGMADMTVLDYAMMVEDSHVETRIIEYRKRTPDTGITGRGGDLIAAALTDVLGDGLSMVYSFYEPGEQNRSLGTFMILDHIARARRLGLPYVYLGYWIEGSKKMDYKGRYLPQQRLASSGWIRIDASGEHPEPQD, from the coding sequence GTGACACAGCACTCGCGCGACACCCCGCAGTTCTATCTGACGGCACCCTCGCCCTGCCCGTATCTACCGGGCCGGCACGAGCGCAAGGTCTTCACCCATCTGGTCGGCAACAAGGCCGGCGAGTTGAACGACCTTCTCACCCATGGCGGCTTCCGCCGCAGCCAGTCGATCGCCTACCGCCCCGCCTGCGACCAGTGCCGATCGTGCGTTTCGGTCCGCGTCGTCGCCAACGAATTCCGGACCTCGCGCAACCAGCGCAAGATCCTCGCCCGCAACGCCGACATCGTCGGCGAACAGCGCAATCCGGTGCCGACGTCGGAGCAGTATTCGGTGTTCCGCGCCTATCTCGACCAGCGCCATCGCCACGGCGGCATGGCCGACATGACCGTGCTGGACTACGCGATGATGGTCGAGGACAGCCATGTCGAGACCCGGATCATCGAGTATCGTAAGCGGACCCCCGACACCGGCATCACCGGCCGCGGCGGCGATCTGATCGCCGCGGCGCTGACCGACGTGCTGGGTGACGGGCTGTCGATGGTGTACTCGTTCTACGAGCCGGGCGAACAGAACCGCTCGCTAGGTACCTTCATGATCCTCGACCACATCGCCCGCGCCCGCCGGCTCGGGCTGCCCTACGTCTATCTCGGCTACTGGATCGAAGGCTCCAAGAAGATGGACTACAAGGGCCGCTATCTGCCGCAGCAGCGCCTGGCCTCCAGCGGCTGGATCCGCATCGACGCGTCGGGCGAGCATCCGGAGCCGCAGGACTAG
- a CDS encoding DUF4142 domain-containing protein: MVAILPAIVVFAGAVAGSETPRKRSLIEDFGIKRMFGWPPNGHDVLRLMHEFDLVQIRAVGIAATRGNDAVRRFALEQAERAQQREAAIVRLNMFALLNIDFAADPSLLRRNELAGLQGEVGQAFIRDYTVNQKADIADTIGMLQRYLLNPDNDDVRRFAQQQLPLLQQAREELQRLQ; the protein is encoded by the coding sequence TTGGTCGCAATCCTCCCGGCGATCGTCGTGTTCGCCGGCGCCGTCGCGGGCTCTGAAACGCCGCGCAAACGCTCGCTGATAGAAGACTTCGGCATCAAGCGGATGTTCGGCTGGCCGCCGAATGGTCACGACGTGCTGCGGCTGATGCACGAATTCGACCTGGTGCAAATTCGTGCCGTCGGCATCGCCGCAACGCGCGGCAACGACGCCGTGCGGCGGTTCGCGCTGGAGCAGGCCGAGCGCGCGCAGCAGCGAGAAGCGGCGATCGTGCGGCTCAACATGTTCGCGCTGCTCAACATCGATTTCGCCGCCGACCCCAGCCTGCTGCGGCGCAACGAACTCGCCGGCCTGCAAGGCGAGGTCGGGCAGGCGTTCATCCGCGACTACACGGTCAACCAGAAGGCCGACATCGCCGACACGATCGGCATGCTGCAACGCTATCTGCTCAACCCCGACAATGACGACGTCCGTCGTTTCGCCCAGCAGCAATTGCCGCTGCTGCAACAGGCGCGCGAGGAGCTTCAGCGGCTGCAGTGA
- a CDS encoding glutathione S-transferase family protein — MLTLHHLNDSRSQRILWLLEELVAPYELKRYQRDAATRLAPPELAAVHPLGKSPAITDGDLTLMESGAIVDYILRRYGRDSTLRPTEGTLEFEAYQEWLHYAEGSAMLPLMLQLYVGRLKDAAAPLQPRIDSEIANHLGFVEGALEGRQFFVGDSLTGADIMMSFVAEVAGSFGRLGPYPDLTAWIGRMHARPAFRRSVEKGGAYRLG; from the coding sequence ATGCTGACGCTCCACCATCTCAACGACTCCCGCTCGCAGCGCATCCTGTGGCTGCTGGAAGAACTCGTCGCCCCGTATGAGTTGAAGCGCTACCAGCGCGACGCCGCCACGCGGCTGGCGCCGCCGGAGCTCGCCGCGGTGCATCCGCTCGGCAAATCGCCCGCGATCACCGACGGCGACCTAACGTTGATGGAGTCCGGCGCGATCGTCGACTACATCCTGCGCCGCTACGGCCGGGACAGCACGCTCCGCCCGACCGAGGGCACGCTGGAGTTCGAAGCCTATCAGGAATGGCTGCACTACGCCGAGGGCTCGGCGATGCTGCCGCTGATGCTGCAGCTCTATGTAGGGCGCCTGAAAGACGCCGCCGCGCCGCTGCAGCCGCGCATCGACAGCGAAATCGCCAACCATCTCGGCTTCGTCGAGGGCGCGCTGGAGGGCCGGCAGTTCTTCGTCGGCGACAGCCTGACCGGCGCCGACATCATGATGAGCTTCGTTGCCGAAGTCGCCGGCTCGTTCGGGCGGCTCGGCCCGTATCCGGACCTGACCGCGTGGATCGGCCGCATGCACGCCCGGCCGGCGTTCCGGCGCAGCGTCGAGAAGGGCGGGGCGTATCGGCTGGGGTGA